A stretch of Spirochaeta cellobiosiphila DSM 17781 DNA encodes these proteins:
- a CDS encoding methyl-accepting chemotaxis protein, giving the protein MFRSTSISIRIILLIVLIILMTIGINAVYILEIENIKNYSIDESGKIMLSGQEAKLKVANHTAAIGLGALLKEVPKENKDSFVQSFVEDIRFEEDESGYFFVYRGTINVALPTNKALVGTDLKDNQDVNGVYYVRELSEAANRGGDFVTYVFLKPGYGDQPKLGYAEMIPGTDMWIGTGIYIDNVEAIKKGINQSITSMINRLILSILIAVIGFFLVFFLPFSLLFYRSITIPLSKAVKLTRDIASGDLKSTIHYLGNDEVGKLIQSLNTMQKKLVQIVKHIQDLSKRLSTGSSEINSTAQLVSNGTIQQAASTEETSASMEEMSSTVQQTTENANQTEIIALKAKNDAIKGSEAVHKTVEAMHNIQSRTELIESIARQTNLLALNAAIEAARAGDAGKGFAVVATEVRKLAENSQDAAVVISQLSLESMKISKDSGELFDQLLPGIQKTSDLVQEISTASREQSTGIEQVNSALRILDETVQQNAAVSEELSGMAQEFEVSAKHLNETVSFFKL; this is encoded by the coding sequence ATGTTCCGATCGACCAGTATTTCTATAAGAATTATTCTACTCATAGTACTCATTATATTAATGACTATAGGAATAAATGCTGTTTACATTTTGGAAATAGAAAATATTAAGAACTACAGTATTGATGAAAGCGGTAAAATAATGCTTAGTGGTCAAGAGGCAAAATTAAAAGTAGCCAACCACACAGCGGCTATTGGATTGGGTGCCCTCCTAAAAGAGGTACCAAAAGAGAATAAAGACAGTTTTGTACAATCATTTGTCGAAGACATTAGATTCGAAGAGGATGAGTCTGGTTATTTTTTTGTTTATCGAGGCACAATAAACGTTGCACTTCCAACGAATAAGGCCTTAGTGGGTACAGACCTAAAAGATAATCAGGATGTAAACGGAGTTTATTATGTAAGAGAATTGTCAGAGGCTGCAAACAGAGGAGGAGACTTTGTCACTTACGTATTTTTAAAACCTGGATACGGTGATCAGCCTAAGTTAGGTTATGCAGAAATGATACCTGGAACAGATATGTGGATTGGCACTGGTATATATATTGATAACGTTGAGGCAATTAAAAAAGGAATTAACCAATCCATTACTTCCATGATCAATCGACTAATATTGTCTATTTTGATTGCAGTCATTGGATTCTTCCTTGTTTTCTTTCTTCCCTTCTCCCTATTATTCTATCGAAGCATAACAATACCTCTATCGAAAGCGGTAAAGTTAACAAGAGATATTGCTTCAGGAGATTTAAAAAGTACAATACATTATCTTGGAAACGATGAAGTCGGTAAGCTGATACAATCCTTAAATACTATGCAAAAAAAATTAGTTCAGATAGTTAAACATATACAAGATTTATCTAAACGATTATCTACAGGAAGCTCAGAAATCAATTCAACAGCTCAGCTAGTGTCAAATGGGACTATCCAGCAAGCAGCATCAACTGAAGAAACCAGTGCTTCTATGGAAGAAATGTCCTCGACTGTTCAGCAAACAACAGAAAATGCCAACCAAACAGAAATTATTGCATTAAAAGCAAAGAATGATGCCATCAAAGGTAGTGAAGCGGTTCATAAGACAGTAGAAGCTATGCACAATATTCAATCTCGAACAGAACTAATTGAATCCATTGCTCGACAAACAAACTTACTGGCTTTAAATGCGGCTATAGAAGCGGCCAGAGCCGGAGATGCTGGTAAAGGATTTGCTGTTGTTGCTACTGAAGTTAGAAAGTTAGCGGAGAACTCTCAAGATGCTGCCGTTGTTATATCCCAACTCTCCTTAGAGAGTATGAAAATTTCAAAGGATTCAGGTGAATTATTTGACCAACTTTTACCGGGAATTCAAAAAACATCTGATCTTGTACAAGAAATAAGTACCGCTTCCAGAGAGCAGTCAACAGGTATAGAACAGGTAAATTCCGCATTAAGAATACTAGATGAAACAGTACAACAAAATGCTGCAGTATCAGAAGAACTTTCAGGGATGGCCCAAGAATTTGAAGTTAGCGCTAAACATTTAAATGAGACGGTTAGTTTTTTTAAACTGTAG
- a CDS encoding YbaK/EbsC family protein, which translates to MKKQKKLNSMRFLDQQKIPYEIIEYGDGDFHNAIEVADMLKLPYTQLYKTLVVQSLHNANNFYLAIIPANGELDLKKLSILTGEKKLQMASQKLTEDKTGLKVGGISSLSLVNKNWPVHLDITAIQHKQICMSAGQRGIQVILDRDDYLHAVKGKIADIAK; encoded by the coding sequence ATGAAGAAACAAAAAAAATTAAATAGTATGCGCTTCCTCGATCAACAGAAAATTCCTTATGAAATAATTGAATATGGTGATGGGGATTTCCATAATGCCATTGAAGTCGCTGATATGTTAAAATTACCTTATACTCAATTATATAAAACACTTGTTGTGCAGAGTCTTCATAATGCTAATAATTTTTATTTGGCAATCATTCCAGCAAATGGTGAATTGGATTTAAAAAAGTTATCAATCCTAACAGGTGAAAAAAAACTTCAAATGGCAAGTCAAAAGTTAACAGAAGATAAAACAGGATTAAAAGTAGGAGGTATTAGTTCCCTCTCTCTAGTCAATAAAAATTGGCCAGTCCACTTAGATATAACAGCTATTCAACATAAACAAATTTGTATGAGCGCTGGACAAAGAGGTATACAAGTTATACTAGATAGAGATGATTACCTTCATGCTGTAAAAGGAAAAATTGCAGATATTGCAAAATAA
- a CDS encoding sugar O-acetyltransferase codes for MSKKTEKEKMLAGEPYDAHCEEMISIRTKIKHILHRLNVTEYYTDNFKLVINELCPNSAKDIHLEPPFYCDYGENIFADEGVFINFGAVILDGAKVRIGRKTLIAPGVHIYTARHPLSVEERRVWEDCVPVTIGEECWIGGHVTICPGVTIGDRAVIGAGAVVTKDIPPDALAVGNPAKVVKYLNQ; via the coding sequence ATGTCAAAGAAAACAGAAAAAGAAAAAATGCTTGCCGGAGAACCTTATGATGCTCATTGTGAAGAAATGATAAGCATAAGGACAAAGATAAAACACATACTTCACCGGTTAAACGTGACAGAGTATTATACTGATAATTTTAAATTAGTTATAAATGAACTATGCCCTAACTCTGCGAAGGATATACATCTAGAACCTCCTTTTTATTGTGATTATGGAGAAAACATTTTTGCAGATGAAGGGGTTTTTATTAACTTTGGAGCTGTCATTTTAGACGGGGCAAAAGTCCGTATTGGTCGTAAAACATTGATTGCTCCTGGTGTTCATATCTATACAGCAAGACATCCACTCAGTGTGGAAGAAAGAAGAGTTTGGGAGGACTGTGTTCCTGTCACCATAGGTGAAGAGTGTTGGATAGGCGGTCATGTTACTATTTGTCCAGGGGTTACAATTGGAGACCGAGCTGTCATAGGTGCTGGTGCTGTCGTTACGAAAGATATCCCTCCTGATGCCTTAGCTGTTGGGAACCCTGCTAAAGTTGTTAAATATTTAAATCAATAA
- a CDS encoding tetratricopeptide repeat protein, with protein MKVEGVLKKAQSLYNKKKYNAVIRLLEKEIFTYRDNMDFYILLGYSCLHLNDFGAAESYLKRAQQLDHENLFPYLGIGYLALRRRNIDKALSLYLNILDDYPNQKMAKRALKLLRDVEDPNLLPDILDKSKKGYYLPNLGSVWDLMRPILSVVIVAIVLISGSVLTYPLIMSHMEEQKRDGVSLDIDVDQYFDMSGEYQTVLTENEIKAGLKRVNRYFQDHKDNLVRKEINYLLMGNVNGLIKDRVSSLLSHLDKPSFATLDTNYPYSEVKENPYLYENTYVIWPGRISNPKIGDKITFDFLIGYTDGKVLEGIVPVEVNFGINLDDDTPIEVLGQIHIREGKVYLEALSIHKLKD; from the coding sequence ATGAAAGTAGAGGGGGTACTAAAAAAAGCACAAAGTTTATACAATAAGAAAAAATACAATGCTGTAATACGATTATTAGAAAAAGAAATTTTTACCTATCGTGACAACATGGATTTTTATATTCTCCTTGGATATTCCTGTCTTCATTTAAATGATTTTGGAGCTGCAGAATCTTACCTGAAAAGAGCCCAACAACTTGATCATGAAAATTTATTTCCCTATCTAGGTATTGGCTATCTAGCATTAAGAAGACGTAATATTGACAAGGCTCTCTCTTTGTATCTAAATATTCTTGATGATTATCCTAATCAAAAAATGGCAAAGCGTGCTCTCAAATTATTAAGGGATGTAGAAGATCCTAATCTATTACCGGATATTCTTGATAAAAGCAAAAAAGGATATTATCTCCCTAACTTAGGATCTGTCTGGGATCTAATGCGACCTATATTATCAGTTGTAATTGTGGCTATTGTTCTTATTTCTGGTAGTGTCTTAACTTATCCTTTGATCATGAGCCATATGGAAGAACAAAAACGTGATGGAGTCTCCTTGGATATTGATGTTGATCAATATTTTGATATGTCTGGAGAATATCAAACTGTACTAACAGAAAATGAAATCAAAGCAGGGCTTAAAAGAGTTAATCGGTATTTTCAGGATCATAAAGACAACCTTGTTCGTAAAGAGATCAATTATTTATTAATGGGGAATGTCAATGGCTTAATTAAAGATAGGGTTAGTTCTTTATTGAGCCATCTGGATAAACCTAGTTTTGCGACTCTAGACACCAATTATCCTTATTCAGAAGTGAAAGAAAATCCTTATTTATATGAAAACACATATGTAATCTGGCCAGGGAGAATTTCAAATCCCAAAATTGGAGACAAGATTACATTTGATTTTCTTATAGGATATACAGATGGTAAAGTCTTAGAGGGGATTGTCCCTGTTGAAGTAAACTTTGGTATCAACCTGGATGATGATACTCCTATTGAAGTCCTTGGGCAGATACATATCCGAGAGGGAAAAGTCTATCTTGAAGCCCTTAGTATTCATAAGTTAAAAGACTAG
- a CDS encoding ATP-binding cassette domain-containing protein, with product MNDDETLFMAQNVSLLVKHKVFIKNINIKISKGDLIFIYGQNGSGKTLLADYFSSHYKGSFGDTILTKHSAVVSTAEENRFLEQERYNDASDYQDGLTDKGRTIGDILYECSHYPDEKIKDLIASYQLEPVLGHGLKFLSTGEFRKLMLVKSLLSKPELIILDEPVTGLDINSRTYIKDKLIDIKNHTEALVVITGRFDDIPVTEARYFLLTSSGLKEFDTLEDLKKDVGYSESDKSSLVEEKYSNNTQENISEEIIYMNNVNLKYYEDTILSNISWVVHKGEHWQISGPNGSGKSSLLSLLEADNPKAYGQEIRMFGKLKGSGETIWDIKKKIGYVSGALQRNHRVRQSVLKVIISGLYDSIGLYTQPTTFQTELAKKIANQFEISDLHNTSFHRLSEGKKRVVLIARAIIKTPELLIVDEPCQGLDDLNSSFILKVLNNIAMKNETTILYVSHDPLYQVRGIKKHLTLVPSDIGGYTAIVTR from the coding sequence ATGAATGATGATGAAACTCTTTTCATGGCTCAAAATGTTTCTTTACTAGTAAAACACAAAGTTTTTATTAAGAACATAAATATCAAAATATCTAAAGGAGACCTTATTTTCATATATGGTCAAAATGGATCTGGAAAAACCCTATTGGCGGATTATTTCTCAAGCCATTACAAAGGGTCCTTCGGCGATACCATATTAACAAAACATTCAGCAGTAGTATCTACAGCTGAGGAAAATCGCTTCCTAGAACAAGAACGTTACAATGATGCTTCAGACTATCAAGATGGTTTGACTGATAAGGGGAGGACTATTGGAGATATTCTCTATGAGTGCTCTCATTATCCAGATGAAAAAATAAAGGATCTAATTGCCTCATATCAACTGGAACCTGTTTTGGGGCATGGCCTTAAATTTTTATCAACAGGTGAATTTCGTAAACTTATGCTTGTGAAGTCCCTATTATCTAAACCAGAACTTATAATATTAGATGAACCAGTAACCGGTTTGGATATAAATAGCAGAACTTATATAAAAGATAAACTTATAGATATTAAAAATCATACAGAGGCCTTAGTTGTTATAACGGGTCGTTTTGATGATATACCAGTTACAGAGGCCAGATACTTCTTATTAACTTCTTCAGGATTAAAAGAGTTTGATACATTAGAAGATCTTAAAAAGGATGTTGGTTATTCAGAATCAGATAAATCATCCCTAGTGGAAGAAAAATATTCCAATAATACTCAAGAAAATATTTCAGAAGAAATTATTTACATGAATAATGTTAATCTCAAATACTATGAAGATACAATTCTATCTAATATTAGTTGGGTTGTGCACAAAGGTGAACATTGGCAAATAAGTGGTCCAAATGGCAGTGGTAAATCTAGTTTATTAAGCTTATTAGAAGCTGATAATCCTAAAGCCTATGGGCAAGAAATAAGGATGTTTGGAAAGCTTAAAGGCAGTGGAGAAACCATATGGGATATCAAAAAGAAAATAGGCTATGTCTCTGGAGCTTTACAAAGAAATCATAGAGTACGTCAATCTGTTCTCAAGGTTATTATTTCTGGATTGTATGACTCTATAGGTTTATATACACAACCTACAACATTCCAAACAGAATTAGCCAAAAAAATAGCCAATCAATTTGAGATAAGTGACTTGCACAATACGTCTTTTCATCGATTATCGGAAGGTAAGAAACGAGTCGTACTTATCGCTCGAGCCATTATAAAGACACCAGAATTATTGATTGTAGATGAACCTTGCCAAGGTCTTGATGATTTAAATTCGAGTTTTATTTTAAAAGTACTTAATAATATTGCTATGAAAAATGAAACAACAATATTGTATGTCAGTCATGATCCTCTTTATCAGGTAAGAGGAATAAAGAAGCATTTAACATTAGTTCCCTCTGACATTGGAGGATATACAGCTATAGTAACCAGATAA
- a CDS encoding tetratricopeptide repeat protein produces MQRKLWILYLLTASLSFAQVNDGALNTAINQYNQGKYSEATESLRNILLDSDKANLQGDAYFWLGKVYVTTLELVQAEKNLEYFLQNFPNNTNYPEGIYQKGRLLFFQKEYAKAINVLTDFINKYPDSSLISNGHFWLGECFYETGHWEEAMTAYQVVIQQYPKSFKFEAAKYRVTLISLKRREEELLKLIKWSHEENLESLEEFQKREVEYRNAIKDYQNKLAILQSKNLENQLVDISDNLKSQEDQNRALQARIDNLEAENKALRTQLNSKDANIQDMTIQNNDDIQKLKALIDLKERVLKLKEFYYVELLQEGVQVDGQ; encoded by the coding sequence ATGCAGAGAAAACTTTGGATATTATATCTATTAACAGCAAGTCTATCCTTTGCTCAAGTCAATGATGGTGCTTTAAACACTGCTATCAATCAATATAATCAGGGCAAATACAGCGAAGCTACTGAGAGCTTGCGTAATATCCTATTGGACTCTGATAAAGCTAATCTTCAAGGGGATGCTTATTTTTGGTTAGGTAAAGTCTATGTAACAACTCTTGAGCTTGTACAAGCTGAAAAGAACTTGGAGTATTTTCTTCAAAACTTCCCTAATAATACCAATTATCCTGAAGGTATATATCAAAAAGGACGATTGTTATTTTTCCAAAAAGAATATGCCAAGGCCATTAATGTTCTAACTGATTTTATTAATAAATATCCTGATTCTTCTCTAATCTCAAATGGACATTTTTGGTTAGGTGAGTGTTTTTATGAAACAGGGCATTGGGAAGAAGCTATGACAGCTTACCAAGTTGTCATTCAACAATATCCCAAGTCCTTTAAGTTTGAAGCAGCTAAATACAGAGTAACTCTTATTTCCTTAAAAAGAAGAGAAGAAGAACTATTGAAGTTAATCAAGTGGAGTCATGAAGAGAATCTTGAAAGTTTGGAAGAATTCCAGAAGAGAGAAGTAGAATATCGCAACGCTATAAAGGATTATCAAAACAAATTGGCTATTCTACAATCTAAGAATTTGGAAAACCAATTAGTAGATATATCTGATAATCTAAAATCTCAGGAAGACCAAAACAGAGCTTTACAGGCTCGTATTGATAACTTAGAAGCAGAAAATAAAGCTCTGAGAACACAGCTAAACTCTAAGGATGCCAATATACAGGATATGACCATTCAAAATAATGATGATATCCAAAAGCTTAAAGCCCTTATTGATCTTAAGGAACGGGTGTTAAAACTAAAGGAATTCTACTATGTAGAGCTCCTACAAGAAGGAGTACAAGTTGATGGTCAATAA
- a CDS encoding tetratricopeptide repeat protein, with protein sequence MKPSNSIRSTEFRPLLDEAYKALELGQFEKAGQKLEQALQISFDDWELLSALKCVEYWRQRKDKLDNINDSIELAEVRLYEWKGFVSRFVPKLKADQLMATHAIQRWVFNSAIKSYESIIDETSEKTPEVRLKLGRLYKGIGDYEKAQDYLEDALSKMPSARVYAELADTYALIGQLKYAKVFFREAFFIGAEKIELEYLESGLIRKLLDTLKEDGYSGRELQEWVPVYGVLHGIFNIKRELKPVELGQLKQSIYSLNAMMQDNKEESKYIIPKLINRYFWLIDHYIGKKEDRSRINEMLKNIKHLDARIYQKYIN encoded by the coding sequence GTGAAACCATCTAATTCAATAAGATCAACTGAATTTAGACCATTACTGGATGAAGCCTATAAGGCCCTTGAATTAGGACAATTTGAAAAGGCGGGGCAAAAATTAGAACAGGCATTACAGATCTCTTTCGATGACTGGGAACTTTTGTCTGCACTTAAATGTGTTGAGTATTGGCGACAAAGAAAAGATAAACTAGACAACATTAACGATTCTATAGAGTTGGCAGAAGTGAGACTTTATGAATGGAAGGGTTTTGTGTCTCGTTTTGTTCCTAAGCTTAAGGCGGATCAATTAATGGCTACACATGCCATTCAAAGATGGGTATTTAACTCAGCTATAAAGAGTTATGAATCCATAATTGACGAGACTAGTGAGAAAACCCCTGAAGTCAGGCTCAAACTGGGGCGGTTGTACAAAGGGATAGGTGATTATGAAAAAGCACAGGACTATCTAGAAGATGCCCTTAGTAAGATGCCTTCTGCACGTGTCTATGCCGAACTGGCTGATACTTATGCACTAATTGGTCAGCTTAAATACGCAAAAGTCTTCTTTAGGGAAGCTTTTTTTATTGGAGCTGAAAAGATTGAACTTGAATATTTAGAATCAGGTTTAATCCGTAAACTTTTGGATACTTTAAAAGAGGATGGTTACAGCGGCAGAGAACTGCAGGAATGGGTTCCGGTGTATGGCGTTTTGCATGGAATATTTAATATAAAACGAGAACTTAAACCGGTAGAACTTGGTCAACTCAAGCAATCAATATATTCACTTAATGCTATGATGCAGGATAACAAAGAGGAGTCCAAGTACATAATTCCAAAGTTGATAAACCGTTACTTTTGGCTGATCGATCACTATATAGGTAAGAAAGAAGATCGTAGCCGTATAAATGAGATGTTGAAAAACATCAAACATCTGGATGCCAGGATTTACCAGAAATACATTAACTAA
- the rpe gene encoding ribulose-phosphate 3-epimerase, with the protein MNKHTIIAPSFLAADFTLGKESIKLMEEGGADWVHLDVMDGSFVPDITFGHKMVGDINTKTDLPLDVHLMVEHPQSHIDNFIKAGADYITFHMEAEVHSHRTVELIKQGGVKAGISIVPSTPVSAIKELIPYLDLVLVMTVNPGFGGQIMIPRCLNKIEEIREISSRVNPSLLVSIDGGVNSDTINVIKTYAPDVIVTGSAFFKAKDKKSYINTLRSK; encoded by the coding sequence ATGAATAAGCATACAATAATTGCGCCATCTTTCCTAGCGGCTGATTTTACATTAGGTAAAGAAAGTATAAAACTTATGGAAGAAGGGGGTGCTGACTGGGTACATTTGGATGTTATGGATGGATCTTTTGTCCCTGACATAACCTTCGGGCATAAAATGGTAGGGGATATCAATACTAAAACAGATTTACCTCTAGATGTTCACTTAATGGTGGAACATCCCCAAAGTCATATAGATAACTTCATAAAAGCAGGTGCTGATTATATCACCTTTCATATGGAAGCAGAGGTTCATTCCCATAGAACTGTGGAACTGATTAAACAAGGGGGTGTCAAAGCAGGCATAAGTATTGTTCCTTCGACCCCTGTAAGTGCTATTAAGGAGTTGATTCCTTATCTTGATCTAGTTCTTGTTATGACTGTAAATCCTGGATTTGGTGGTCAGATAATGATACCGAGATGTTTGAACAAAATAGAAGAAATCAGAGAGATCTCAAGTCGTGTCAATCCTAGTCTATTAGTTAGTATTGATGGCGGTGTTAATAGTGATACTATTAATGTTATAAAAACCTATGCACCGGATGTTATTGTAACAGGGAGTGCTTTCTTTAAGGCAAAAGACAAAAAGTCTTATATAAATACATTAAGAAGTAAATGA
- the greA gene encoding transcription elongation factor GreA, with amino-acid sequence MSEEIIKEITEKLHEEQWTRTTLNNFSIGNFSELDNLLDKIDDSETEDEILEICNTHLVDSKNSIIALYLSGMISLGKQLVDDSNIVMLINLFSRNHKWNIVEYLANRILSFGENKYALRTLTECYTNESDEEKLYDVWERLIKVDFEEADIVRKIAESKEEKGDTEAAVEYYKKAMHRYINKKMYTNIRDIWIKLIQYIPEDFDLFFLLERKIAKSMSNERASLLLEDYFPVLKEKEMWDQALEVLKRILSYDAKNLKARKDIVDIYKKKYEGHSQLDEYIRVSNLSQGWRNVHEAISDFEKHISFDKGNFVHHKTWGVGRISKIEGDNIVIDFVRKRGHSMSLKMAVSALTSLQKDHIWVLKAIWSKEKLKKSVKKDIPWALKMIIKSFDNVADMKKIKKELVPFVLTQGEWSSWSTEARQTLKTNSEFGNLPDKADQFVVRDKPISFEEKAFNTFKAEKNFFNRISTLHEFLKLSDPESEYFLELFAYFSNFLKTFSNVNEQVMGSFLLIQKLVKQYPFLNPGYNYKFIELFDEIEDINDLFQKLDDSDLRKEFLIQVKKNVANWPEIYCNLFPYYLTRFIVDELRNNKKTEELQGLISNILERYRDMREALIWIARNIVEEPWFEELGFHSEKFYIAMIHLLDITGRDIENRKEVSNNRKYNRQIHNFLFKEEKLKTHFETADAESVSRLITLLEDVKDLDPTLVINLKNIITDRFPDFKFFTRGVQASETKRKAAPKAILCTLASYNAKQQELKQIIEVEIPKNSAEIGSAIELGDLKENAEYKAGKERQEYLNVSVGKLKAGIGNSKVVNAKDVKGDTIAFGTKVVLTNLNTNEEEEYSILGPWESDPNNKVISYLSPLGHELLEGKVGDSLKFTINEREYEYKVEGITVLNF; translated from the coding sequence ATGAGTGAAGAGATTATTAAAGAGATTACCGAGAAGCTGCACGAAGAGCAGTGGACACGAACAACTCTTAACAACTTTTCGATCGGTAATTTTTCAGAATTAGATAATCTGCTCGATAAAATTGATGATTCAGAAACAGAAGATGAAATACTAGAAATCTGTAACACCCACTTGGTTGATTCCAAGAATTCCATTATTGCTCTCTATTTATCGGGAATGATTTCCTTAGGTAAGCAATTGGTAGATGATTCTAATATAGTCATGTTGATTAACTTATTCTCACGAAATCACAAGTGGAATATTGTTGAATATTTAGCCAACAGAATCTTGAGTTTTGGTGAAAACAAGTATGCCCTTAGAACACTTACTGAATGTTATACTAACGAAAGTGATGAAGAAAAACTTTATGATGTATGGGAACGCTTAATCAAAGTTGATTTTGAAGAAGCAGACATCGTTCGAAAGATTGCTGAATCAAAAGAAGAAAAAGGTGATACAGAAGCAGCTGTAGAATACTACAAGAAAGCCATGCACAGATACATCAACAAAAAGATGTATACCAACATTAGGGATATTTGGATTAAACTGATTCAATATATTCCTGAAGATTTTGACCTTTTCTTCCTTCTTGAAAGAAAAATTGCCAAGAGTATGAGCAATGAAAGAGCATCCCTACTACTGGAAGATTATTTTCCTGTGTTAAAAGAAAAGGAAATGTGGGATCAAGCTCTAGAAGTTCTAAAGAGAATTCTATCCTATGATGCAAAGAATCTTAAGGCTCGTAAAGACATAGTAGATATCTATAAAAAGAAATATGAAGGTCACAGTCAGTTAGATGAATATATTCGCGTATCAAATCTATCACAGGGATGGCGTAATGTTCATGAAGCCATTAGTGATTTTGAAAAACATATTAGTTTTGACAAGGGTAACTTTGTACATCACAAAACTTGGGGTGTTGGGCGGATAAGCAAAATCGAAGGTGACAACATTGTTATTGATTTTGTACGGAAACGAGGACACTCAATGTCTCTTAAGATGGCAGTTAGTGCTCTAACCTCCCTTCAAAAAGATCATATTTGGGTTTTAAAAGCAATTTGGTCAAAAGAAAAACTTAAGAAATCTGTAAAAAAAGACATTCCCTGGGCTCTTAAAATGATCATTAAGAGTTTTGATAATGTTGCAGATATGAAGAAGATCAAAAAAGAACTTGTTCCTTTTGTCCTAACACAAGGGGAATGGTCTAGTTGGTCAACTGAAGCTCGCCAGACTTTAAAAACTAACTCCGAATTCGGTAACCTTCCTGATAAAGCAGATCAGTTTGTTGTTCGTGATAAGCCAATTTCTTTTGAAGAGAAAGCTTTCAATACGTTTAAGGCTGAAAAAAACTTTTTTAATAGAATATCCACTCTGCATGAGTTTCTTAAATTATCAGATCCTGAAAGTGAATACTTCTTGGAACTATTCGCCTATTTTTCCAACTTCTTAAAAACCTTTAGTAATGTTAATGAACAAGTAATGGGATCTTTTCTACTTATTCAAAAACTTGTTAAACAGTATCCTTTCCTTAACCCTGGATATAATTACAAGTTCATTGAATTATTTGATGAAATAGAGGATATCAATGATCTTTTTCAAAAACTTGATGACAGCGATCTTCGAAAAGAGTTTCTTATACAGGTTAAGAAGAATGTTGCTAATTGGCCTGAAATCTATTGCAACTTGTTCCCCTACTACCTGACTAGGTTCATTGTAGATGAATTACGAAATAATAAGAAAACGGAAGAGCTTCAAGGTTTGATATCTAATATCTTAGAAAGATACAGAGATATGAGGGAAGCTCTTATTTGGATTGCAAGAAACATTGTAGAAGAACCATGGTTTGAAGAATTAGGATTTCATTCCGAAAAATTCTATATTGCCATGATTCACTTATTAGATATTACAGGACGGGATATTGAAAACCGTAAAGAAGTATCTAACAATAGAAAATATAACAGACAAATTCATAATTTCTTGTTTAAAGAAGAAAAACTCAAGACTCATTTTGAAACAGCAGATGCAGAAAGTGTGTCTCGCTTGATTACACTTCTGGAAGATGTCAAAGATCTTGATCCTACCCTTGTTATTAACCTTAAAAATATCATCACAGATAGATTCCCTGACTTCAAGTTCTTCACGAGAGGCGTTCAAGCAAGCGAAACTAAGCGAAAAGCAGCTCCAAAAGCTATTCTTTGTACTTTGGCAAGCTACAATGCTAAGCAACAAGAACTTAAACAAATCATTGAAGTCGAAATACCTAAGAACTCTGCAGAAATAGGTTCTGCTATTGAATTAGGAGACTTAAAAGAGAATGCAGAATACAAAGCTGGTAAGGAAAGACAGGAATATCTAAATGTTAGTGTCGGAAAATTAAAAGCAGGTATCGGGAATTCAAAAGTTGTTAATGCTAAAGATGTAAAAGGTGATACAATAGCTTTTGGTACTAAGGTGGTTTTAACCAATCTAAATACAAATGAAGAGGAAGAGTATAGCATCCTTGGACCATGGGAATCTGATCCTAATAACAAGGTTATCTCTTACTTATCTCCTTTAGGTCATGAACTTCTCGAAGGTAAAGTTGGTGATTCTTTGAAATTCACCATCAATGAAAGAGAATATGAATACAAGGTTGAAGGCATCACCGTACTAAACTTTTAA